In one window of Lepidochelys kempii isolate rLepKem1 chromosome 27, rLepKem1.hap2, whole genome shotgun sequence DNA:
- the LOC140903889 gene encoding EF-hand calcium-binding domain-containing protein 13-like encodes MRNMGIHLTPEEIQKALKHVIYEEDGKVNLKDFMMGLTKTRRFSQAEKDRVDVRNLDSILDNMGIYLTNEELQEALKNVTVDATQVM; translated from the exons ATGCGCAACATGGGGATTCATTTAACCCCGGAGGAGATTCAGAAGGCGCTGAAGCATGTTATCTATGAGG AAGATGGGAAGGTGAATTTGAAAGATTTCATGATGGGTTTGACCAAGACCCGGCGATTTTCCCAAGCTGAAA AGGACAGAGTTGATGTCCGGAACCTGGACTCCATTCTGGACAACATGGGGATCTACCTGACGAAcgaggagctgcaggaggccctGAAGAACGTTACAGTTGATG CTACACAAGTGATGTGA